One genomic region from Cygnus olor isolate bCygOlo1 chromosome 29, bCygOlo1.pri.v2, whole genome shotgun sequence encodes:
- the HDAC7 gene encoding histone deacetylase 7 isoform X5 yields MLSRRTAEAAVNPCTSPRVPQAAPMDLRIGQRVVKPGSDTALLALKHTQQLQHQLFLASLHQQQVEQLAHQHVRVTMESPHREAEPGQQEQELRQILNKDKSKRSAVASTVVKQKLAEVILKKQQAAALERTSNPNPSAMPYRSLEPLDPEGPSPPVLSTFLPPVPSTSLDPPEHFPLRKTASEPNLKVRCKPRKCLDRRKNPLTRKESAPPSLKRRPPEAIDSSPSSSSTPVSGCSSPNDSLPAEHGALPAASGMAHEAPLAQRLMLQESSLAQFALQSAASLPAITLGLPATTSARGDADRRPLSGLAHRVPVLNGPVLAGTHSPMFIPAGLEQHEAGSPLSPRLQPVIILEPSVTHAPLVAVPGLGTVPFSFAPSLISAERLSLPGHHKPLGRTRSEPLPQNPKAIQQQLVYQQHHTQFLERLKQQTHLGKRMAKTSEKPRLRQIPSSEDMEAEGTETGAEGGDQARARVEPARPGSSGKEPERTQKLLQPQEELVLQQAYLWDPYQRMQHQLLKRQPLADPPMVPTVLAGHRPLSRAQSSPATATISLPAQDTASKTLSLPVQEQPTKPHFTTGLVYDSVMLKHQCSCGDNSNHPEHAGRIQSIWSRLQERGLRSQCECLRGRKATLEELQCVHTERHVFLYGTNPLNRLKLDNGKLAGILSQRMFVMLPCGGVGVDSDTIWNELHSSNAARWAAGSVTELAFKVATRELKNGFAVVRPPGHHADPSTAMGFCFFNSVAIAARQLQQKGKLSKILIVDWDVHHGNGTQQVFYRDPDVLYISLHRHDDGNFFPGSGAADEVGAGPGEGFNVNVAWTGGLDPPMGDPEYLAAFRTVVMPIAHEFSPDVVLVSAGFDAADGHPPPLGGYKVSAKCFGYMTKQLMSLAGGAIVLALEGGHDLTAICDASEACVSALLGNELDPLPEESMRQKPNANAVRSLEAVIQVQSKYWVAVQRFASKLGCSFLEAQHHEAEEVETVTALASLSVAVMVEKRPQDEPMEEEEPMNQ; encoded by the exons CTGCTGTGAACCCGTGCACCTCCCCGCGGGTGCCCCAGGCCGCCCCCATGGACCTGCGCATCGGGCAGCGCGTCGTCAAGCCCGGCTCCGACACCGCCCTGCTGGCCCTGAAGCACacgcagcagctgcagcaccagctcttCCTCGCCAGCCTGCACCAGCAGCAAGTGGAGCAGCTCGCCCACCAGCACGTGAGG GTGACCATGGAGTCCCCGCACCGCGAGGCAGAGCccgggcagcaggagcaggagctgcggCAGATCCTCAATAAGGACAAGAGCAAACGAA GTGCTGTGGCCAGCACAGTGGTGAAGCAGAAACTGGCGGAGGTCATCctgaagaagcagcaggcagcagctttggAAAGGACCAGCAACCCCAACCCTTCAGCCATGCCGTACAG gTCTTTGGAGCCTCTGGATCCCGAGGGCCCTTCCCCTCCTGTACTCAGCACCTTCCTGCCCCCGGTCCCTAGCACTTCGCTTGACCCCCCGGAGCATTTTCCGCTGCGGAAGACAG CGTCCGAGCCCAACCTGAAGGTGCGTTGCAAGCCCAGGAAGTGTCTGGACCGACGCAAGAACCCCCTGACGCGGAAGGAGAGCGCGCCCCCCTCGTTGAAGAGGAGGCCGCCCGAGGCGATCG ATTCCtccccgagcagcagcagcacccccgTGTCCGGCTGCAGCTCTCCCAACGACAGCCTCCCCGCCGAGCACGGAGCCCTCCCCGCTGCCTCCGGCATGGCCCACGAG GCGCCCCTGGCCCAGCGCCTgatgctgcaggagagctcCCTGGCCCAGTTTGCCTTGCAGAGCGCAGCCTCCCTTCCGGCCATCACGCTGGGATTGCCGGCCACCACTAGCGCCAGG GGAGACGCCGATCGCCGCCCCCTCTCTGGCCTGGCCCACCGGGTGCCCGTGCTGAACGGGCCCGTCCTCGCAGGCACGCACTCGCCCATGTTCATACCAGCTGGCTTGGAGCAGCACGAGGCCGGGAGCCCCTTGTCCCCTCGGCTGCAGCCCGTCATCATCCTCGAGCCCTCGGTCACCCACGCTCCGCTTGTGGCTG tgccagggctgggaaCGGTCCCCTTCTCCTTCGCCCCCTCGCTCATCTCCGCAGAGCGCCTGTCGCTCCCGGGCCACCACAAGCCGCTGGGCAGGACCCGCTCGGAGCCCCTGCCCCAGAACCCCAAGGccatccagcagcagctggtgtaCCAGCAGCATCACACCCAGTTCCTGGAGAGGCTCAAGCAGCAGACGCATCTGGGCAAG CGCATGGCCAAAACCAGCGAGAAGCCCCGGCTGCGGCAGATTCCCTCCTCGGAGGACATGGAAGCAGAAGGGACGGAGACGGGGGCTGAGGGCGGCGACCAGGCGAGGGCACGCGTGGAGCCTGCGCGGCCGGGGAGCAGCGGGAAGGAGCCCGAGAGGAcgcagaagctgctgcagcctcaggaGGAGCTCGTCCTCCAGCAG GCGTATCTCTGGGACCCCTACCAGCGCATGCAGCACCAGCTCCTCAAGAGGCAGCCTCTGGCCGACCCCCCCATGGTTCCGACCGTCCTCGCGGGGCACAGGCCCCTCTCCAGGGCCCAGTCATCTCCTGCCACCGCGAccatctccctccctgcccaggacACGGCCTCCAAGACGCTCTCCCTGCCCGTGCAGGAGCAGCCGACCAAGCCACACTTCACGACAG GGCTGGTTTACGACTCAGTGATGCTCAAGCACCAGTGCTCCTGTGGAGACAACAGCAACCACCCGGAGCACGCGGGCAGGATTCAGAGCATCTGGTCCCGGCTGCAGGAGCGGGGGCTGCGCAGCCAGTGCGAG TGTCTGCGGGGACGCAAGGCCaccctggaggagctgcagtgcGTCCACACCGAGCGCCACGTCTTCCTCTACGGCACCAATCCCCTCAACCGCCTGAAACTGGACAACGGGAAGCTGGCAG GGATCCTGTCGCAGCGGATGTTCGTCATGCTGCCCTGCGGAGGGGTGGGG GTGGACAGCGATACCATCTGGAACGAGCTGCACTCCTCCAACGCAGCCCGCTGGGCCGCGGGCAGCGTCACCGAGCTGGCCTTCAAGGTGGCCACCAGGGAGCTGAAG AACGGTTTCGCTGTGGTGAGGCCGCCCGGACATCACGCGGATCCATCCACTGCAAT GGGGTTCTGCTTCTTCAACTCGGTGGCCATCGCcgccaggcagctgcagcagaaagggaaaCTCAGCAAGATCCTCATTGTGGACTGG GATGTTCACCATGGCAATGGGACCCAGCAGGTCTTCTACAGGGACCCCGACGTTCTCTACATCTCTTTGCACCGTCACGATGATGGAAACTTCTTccccggcagcggggccgccgACGAG GTTGGTGCTGGCCCTGGGGAGGGATTTAACGTCAACGTAGCCTGGACTGGAGGGCTCGACCCCCCCATGGGTGACCCTGAGTATCTGGCAGCTTTCAG GACGGTGGTGATGCCGATTGCACATGAATTCTCCCCCGATGTGGTGCTGGTGTCGGCTGGCTTCGACGCGGCCGACGGCCACCCGCCACCCCTGGGCGGCTACAAAGTCTCTGCTAAAT GCTTTGGCTACATGACGAAGCAGCTGATGAGCCTGGCTGGGGGAGCCATCGTCCTCGCGCTGGAAGGCGGCCACGACCTCACGGCCATCTGCGATGCGTCCGAGGCCTGCGTGTCAGCCTTGCTGGGCAACGAG CTGGATCCTCTCCCAGAAGAAAGCATGCGGCAGAAACCCAACGCCAACGCCGTGCGCTCCTTGGAGGCGGTGATCCAGGTCCAGA GTAAATACTGGGTGGCCGTGCAGCGCTTTGCCTCCAAGCTGGGCTGCTCCTTCCTGGAGGCGCAGCACCACGAGGCAGAAGAGGTGGAGACCGTCACAGCCTTGGCCTCCCTCTCGGTGGCCGTGATGGTGGAGAAGAG GCCCCAGGACGAGCCgatggaggaagaggagcccaTGAACCAGTGA
- the HDAC7 gene encoding histone deacetylase 7 isoform X2, whose product MRSGGFPGAELAGCSQSKSRALRLRISAVLVMFSPSSAVNPCTSPRVPQAAPMDLRIGQRVVKPGSDTALLALKHTQQLQHQLFLASLHQQQVEQLAHQHVRVTMESPHREAEPGQQEQELRQILNKDKSKRSAVASTVVKQKLAEVILKKQQAAALERTSNPNPSAMPYRSLEPLDPEGPSPPVLSTFLPPVPSTSLDPPEHFPLRKTASEPNLKVRCKPRKCLDRRKNPLTRKESAPPSLKRRPPEAIDSSPSSSSTPVSGCSSPNDSLPAEHGALPAASGMAHEAPLAQRLMLQESSLAQFALQSAASLPAITLGLPATTSARGDADRRPLSGLAHRVPVLNGPVLAGTHSPMFIPAGLEQHEAGSPLSPRLQPVIILEPSVTHAPLVAVPGLGTVPFSFAPSLISAERLSLPGHHKPLGRTRSEPLPQNPKAIQQQLVYQQHHTQFLERLKQQTHLGKRMAKTSEKPRLRQIPSSEDMEAEGTETGAEGGDQARARVEPARPGSSGKEPERTQKLLQPQEELVLQQAYLWDPYQRMQHQLLKRQPLADPPMVPTVLAGHRPLSRAQSSPATATISLPAQDTASKTLSLPVQEQPTKPHFTTGLVYDSVMLKHQCSCGDNSNHPEHAGRIQSIWSRLQERGLRSQCECLRGRKATLEELQCVHTERHVFLYGTNPLNRLKLDNGKLAGILSQRMFVMLPCGGVGVDSDTIWNELHSSNAARWAAGSVTELAFKVATRELKNGFAVVRPPGHHADPSTAMGFCFFNSVAIAARQLQQKGKLSKILIVDWDVHHGNGTQQVFYRDPDVLYISLHRHDDGNFFPGSGAADEVGAGPGEGFNVNVAWTGGLDPPMGDPEYLAAFRTVVMPIAHEFSPDVVLVSAGFDAADGHPPPLGGYKVSAKCFGYMTKQLMSLAGGAIVLALEGGHDLTAICDASEACVSALLGNELDPLPEESMRQKPNANAVRSLEAVIQVQSKYWVAVQRFASKLGCSFLEAQHHEAEEVETVTALASLSVAVMVEKRPQDEPMEEEEPMNQ is encoded by the exons CTGCTGTGAACCCGTGCACCTCCCCGCGGGTGCCCCAGGCCGCCCCCATGGACCTGCGCATCGGGCAGCGCGTCGTCAAGCCCGGCTCCGACACCGCCCTGCTGGCCCTGAAGCACacgcagcagctgcagcaccagctcttCCTCGCCAGCCTGCACCAGCAGCAAGTGGAGCAGCTCGCCCACCAGCACGTGAGG GTGACCATGGAGTCCCCGCACCGCGAGGCAGAGCccgggcagcaggagcaggagctgcggCAGATCCTCAATAAGGACAAGAGCAAACGAA GTGCTGTGGCCAGCACAGTGGTGAAGCAGAAACTGGCGGAGGTCATCctgaagaagcagcaggcagcagctttggAAAGGACCAGCAACCCCAACCCTTCAGCCATGCCGTACAG gTCTTTGGAGCCTCTGGATCCCGAGGGCCCTTCCCCTCCTGTACTCAGCACCTTCCTGCCCCCGGTCCCTAGCACTTCGCTTGACCCCCCGGAGCATTTTCCGCTGCGGAAGACAG CGTCCGAGCCCAACCTGAAGGTGCGTTGCAAGCCCAGGAAGTGTCTGGACCGACGCAAGAACCCCCTGACGCGGAAGGAGAGCGCGCCCCCCTCGTTGAAGAGGAGGCCGCCCGAGGCGATCG ATTCCtccccgagcagcagcagcacccccgTGTCCGGCTGCAGCTCTCCCAACGACAGCCTCCCCGCCGAGCACGGAGCCCTCCCCGCTGCCTCCGGCATGGCCCACGAG GCGCCCCTGGCCCAGCGCCTgatgctgcaggagagctcCCTGGCCCAGTTTGCCTTGCAGAGCGCAGCCTCCCTTCCGGCCATCACGCTGGGATTGCCGGCCACCACTAGCGCCAGG GGAGACGCCGATCGCCGCCCCCTCTCTGGCCTGGCCCACCGGGTGCCCGTGCTGAACGGGCCCGTCCTCGCAGGCACGCACTCGCCCATGTTCATACCAGCTGGCTTGGAGCAGCACGAGGCCGGGAGCCCCTTGTCCCCTCGGCTGCAGCCCGTCATCATCCTCGAGCCCTCGGTCACCCACGCTCCGCTTGTGGCTG tgccagggctgggaaCGGTCCCCTTCTCCTTCGCCCCCTCGCTCATCTCCGCAGAGCGCCTGTCGCTCCCGGGCCACCACAAGCCGCTGGGCAGGACCCGCTCGGAGCCCCTGCCCCAGAACCCCAAGGccatccagcagcagctggtgtaCCAGCAGCATCACACCCAGTTCCTGGAGAGGCTCAAGCAGCAGACGCATCTGGGCAAG CGCATGGCCAAAACCAGCGAGAAGCCCCGGCTGCGGCAGATTCCCTCCTCGGAGGACATGGAAGCAGAAGGGACGGAGACGGGGGCTGAGGGCGGCGACCAGGCGAGGGCACGCGTGGAGCCTGCGCGGCCGGGGAGCAGCGGGAAGGAGCCCGAGAGGAcgcagaagctgctgcagcctcaggaGGAGCTCGTCCTCCAGCAG GCGTATCTCTGGGACCCCTACCAGCGCATGCAGCACCAGCTCCTCAAGAGGCAGCCTCTGGCCGACCCCCCCATGGTTCCGACCGTCCTCGCGGGGCACAGGCCCCTCTCCAGGGCCCAGTCATCTCCTGCCACCGCGAccatctccctccctgcccaggacACGGCCTCCAAGACGCTCTCCCTGCCCGTGCAGGAGCAGCCGACCAAGCCACACTTCACGACAG GGCTGGTTTACGACTCAGTGATGCTCAAGCACCAGTGCTCCTGTGGAGACAACAGCAACCACCCGGAGCACGCGGGCAGGATTCAGAGCATCTGGTCCCGGCTGCAGGAGCGGGGGCTGCGCAGCCAGTGCGAG TGTCTGCGGGGACGCAAGGCCaccctggaggagctgcagtgcGTCCACACCGAGCGCCACGTCTTCCTCTACGGCACCAATCCCCTCAACCGCCTGAAACTGGACAACGGGAAGCTGGCAG GGATCCTGTCGCAGCGGATGTTCGTCATGCTGCCCTGCGGAGGGGTGGGG GTGGACAGCGATACCATCTGGAACGAGCTGCACTCCTCCAACGCAGCCCGCTGGGCCGCGGGCAGCGTCACCGAGCTGGCCTTCAAGGTGGCCACCAGGGAGCTGAAG AACGGTTTCGCTGTGGTGAGGCCGCCCGGACATCACGCGGATCCATCCACTGCAAT GGGGTTCTGCTTCTTCAACTCGGTGGCCATCGCcgccaggcagctgcagcagaaagggaaaCTCAGCAAGATCCTCATTGTGGACTGG GATGTTCACCATGGCAATGGGACCCAGCAGGTCTTCTACAGGGACCCCGACGTTCTCTACATCTCTTTGCACCGTCACGATGATGGAAACTTCTTccccggcagcggggccgccgACGAG GTTGGTGCTGGCCCTGGGGAGGGATTTAACGTCAACGTAGCCTGGACTGGAGGGCTCGACCCCCCCATGGGTGACCCTGAGTATCTGGCAGCTTTCAG GACGGTGGTGATGCCGATTGCACATGAATTCTCCCCCGATGTGGTGCTGGTGTCGGCTGGCTTCGACGCGGCCGACGGCCACCCGCCACCCCTGGGCGGCTACAAAGTCTCTGCTAAAT GCTTTGGCTACATGACGAAGCAGCTGATGAGCCTGGCTGGGGGAGCCATCGTCCTCGCGCTGGAAGGCGGCCACGACCTCACGGCCATCTGCGATGCGTCCGAGGCCTGCGTGTCAGCCTTGCTGGGCAACGAG CTGGATCCTCTCCCAGAAGAAAGCATGCGGCAGAAACCCAACGCCAACGCCGTGCGCTCCTTGGAGGCGGTGATCCAGGTCCAGA GTAAATACTGGGTGGCCGTGCAGCGCTTTGCCTCCAAGCTGGGCTGCTCCTTCCTGGAGGCGCAGCACCACGAGGCAGAAGAGGTGGAGACCGTCACAGCCTTGGCCTCCCTCTCGGTGGCCGTGATGGTGGAGAAGAG GCCCCAGGACGAGCCgatggaggaagaggagcccaTGAACCAGTGA
- the HDAC7 gene encoding histone deacetylase 7 isoform X9 translates to MRSGGFPGAELAGCSQSKSRALRLRISAVLVMFSPSSAVNPCTSPRVPQAAPMDLRIGQRVVKPGSDTALLALKHTQQLQHQLFLASLHQQQVEQLAHQHVRVTMESPHREAEPGQQEQELRQILNKDKSKRSAVASTVVKQKLAEVILKKQQAAALERTSNPNPSAMPYRSLEPLDPEGPSPPVLSTFLPPVPSTSLDPPEHFPLRKTASEPNLKVRCKPRKCLDRRKNPLTRKESAPPSLKRRPPEAIDSSPSSSSTPVSGCSSPNDSLPAEHGALPAASGMAHEGDADRRPLSGLAHRVPVLNGPVLAGTHSPMFIPAGLEQHEAGSPLSPRLQPVIILEPSVTHAPLVAVPGLGTVPFSFAPSLISAERLSLPGHHKPLGRTRSEPLPQNPKAIQQQLVYQQHHTQFLERLKQQTHLGKRMAKTSEKPRLRQIPSSEDMEAEGTETGAEGGDQARARVEPARPGSSGKEPERTQKLLQPQEELVLQQAYLWDPYQRMQHQLLKRQPLADPPMVPTVLAGHRPLSRAQSSPATATISLPAQDTASKTLSLPVQEQPTKPHFTTGLVYDSVMLKHQCSCGDNSNHPEHAGRIQSIWSRLQERGLRSQCECLRGRKATLEELQCVHTERHVFLYGTNPLNRLKLDNGKLAGILSQRMFVMLPCGGVGVDSDTIWNELHSSNAARWAAGSVTELAFKVATRELKNGFAVVRPPGHHADPSTAMGFCFFNSVAIAARQLQQKGKLSKILIVDWDVHHGNGTQQVFYRDPDVLYISLHRHDDGNFFPGSGAADEVGAGPGEGFNVNVAWTGGLDPPMGDPEYLAAFRTVVMPIAHEFSPDVVLVSAGFDAADGHPPPLGGYKVSAKCFGYMTKQLMSLAGGAIVLALEGGHDLTAICDASEACVSALLGNELDPLPEESMRQKPNANAVRSLEAVIQVQSKYWVAVQRFASKLGCSFLEAQHHEAEEVETVTALASLSVAVMVEKRPQDEPMEEEEPMNQ, encoded by the exons CTGCTGTGAACCCGTGCACCTCCCCGCGGGTGCCCCAGGCCGCCCCCATGGACCTGCGCATCGGGCAGCGCGTCGTCAAGCCCGGCTCCGACACCGCCCTGCTGGCCCTGAAGCACacgcagcagctgcagcaccagctcttCCTCGCCAGCCTGCACCAGCAGCAAGTGGAGCAGCTCGCCCACCAGCACGTGAGG GTGACCATGGAGTCCCCGCACCGCGAGGCAGAGCccgggcagcaggagcaggagctgcggCAGATCCTCAATAAGGACAAGAGCAAACGAA GTGCTGTGGCCAGCACAGTGGTGAAGCAGAAACTGGCGGAGGTCATCctgaagaagcagcaggcagcagctttggAAAGGACCAGCAACCCCAACCCTTCAGCCATGCCGTACAG gTCTTTGGAGCCTCTGGATCCCGAGGGCCCTTCCCCTCCTGTACTCAGCACCTTCCTGCCCCCGGTCCCTAGCACTTCGCTTGACCCCCCGGAGCATTTTCCGCTGCGGAAGACAG CGTCCGAGCCCAACCTGAAGGTGCGTTGCAAGCCCAGGAAGTGTCTGGACCGACGCAAGAACCCCCTGACGCGGAAGGAGAGCGCGCCCCCCTCGTTGAAGAGGAGGCCGCCCGAGGCGATCG ATTCCtccccgagcagcagcagcacccccgTGTCCGGCTGCAGCTCTCCCAACGACAGCCTCCCCGCCGAGCACGGAGCCCTCCCCGCTGCCTCCGGCATGGCCCACGAG GGAGACGCCGATCGCCGCCCCCTCTCTGGCCTGGCCCACCGGGTGCCCGTGCTGAACGGGCCCGTCCTCGCAGGCACGCACTCGCCCATGTTCATACCAGCTGGCTTGGAGCAGCACGAGGCCGGGAGCCCCTTGTCCCCTCGGCTGCAGCCCGTCATCATCCTCGAGCCCTCGGTCACCCACGCTCCGCTTGTGGCTG tgccagggctgggaaCGGTCCCCTTCTCCTTCGCCCCCTCGCTCATCTCCGCAGAGCGCCTGTCGCTCCCGGGCCACCACAAGCCGCTGGGCAGGACCCGCTCGGAGCCCCTGCCCCAGAACCCCAAGGccatccagcagcagctggtgtaCCAGCAGCATCACACCCAGTTCCTGGAGAGGCTCAAGCAGCAGACGCATCTGGGCAAG CGCATGGCCAAAACCAGCGAGAAGCCCCGGCTGCGGCAGATTCCCTCCTCGGAGGACATGGAAGCAGAAGGGACGGAGACGGGGGCTGAGGGCGGCGACCAGGCGAGGGCACGCGTGGAGCCTGCGCGGCCGGGGAGCAGCGGGAAGGAGCCCGAGAGGAcgcagaagctgctgcagcctcaggaGGAGCTCGTCCTCCAGCAG GCGTATCTCTGGGACCCCTACCAGCGCATGCAGCACCAGCTCCTCAAGAGGCAGCCTCTGGCCGACCCCCCCATGGTTCCGACCGTCCTCGCGGGGCACAGGCCCCTCTCCAGGGCCCAGTCATCTCCTGCCACCGCGAccatctccctccctgcccaggacACGGCCTCCAAGACGCTCTCCCTGCCCGTGCAGGAGCAGCCGACCAAGCCACACTTCACGACAG GGCTGGTTTACGACTCAGTGATGCTCAAGCACCAGTGCTCCTGTGGAGACAACAGCAACCACCCGGAGCACGCGGGCAGGATTCAGAGCATCTGGTCCCGGCTGCAGGAGCGGGGGCTGCGCAGCCAGTGCGAG TGTCTGCGGGGACGCAAGGCCaccctggaggagctgcagtgcGTCCACACCGAGCGCCACGTCTTCCTCTACGGCACCAATCCCCTCAACCGCCTGAAACTGGACAACGGGAAGCTGGCAG GGATCCTGTCGCAGCGGATGTTCGTCATGCTGCCCTGCGGAGGGGTGGGG GTGGACAGCGATACCATCTGGAACGAGCTGCACTCCTCCAACGCAGCCCGCTGGGCCGCGGGCAGCGTCACCGAGCTGGCCTTCAAGGTGGCCACCAGGGAGCTGAAG AACGGTTTCGCTGTGGTGAGGCCGCCCGGACATCACGCGGATCCATCCACTGCAAT GGGGTTCTGCTTCTTCAACTCGGTGGCCATCGCcgccaggcagctgcagcagaaagggaaaCTCAGCAAGATCCTCATTGTGGACTGG GATGTTCACCATGGCAATGGGACCCAGCAGGTCTTCTACAGGGACCCCGACGTTCTCTACATCTCTTTGCACCGTCACGATGATGGAAACTTCTTccccggcagcggggccgccgACGAG GTTGGTGCTGGCCCTGGGGAGGGATTTAACGTCAACGTAGCCTGGACTGGAGGGCTCGACCCCCCCATGGGTGACCCTGAGTATCTGGCAGCTTTCAG GACGGTGGTGATGCCGATTGCACATGAATTCTCCCCCGATGTGGTGCTGGTGTCGGCTGGCTTCGACGCGGCCGACGGCCACCCGCCACCCCTGGGCGGCTACAAAGTCTCTGCTAAAT GCTTTGGCTACATGACGAAGCAGCTGATGAGCCTGGCTGGGGGAGCCATCGTCCTCGCGCTGGAAGGCGGCCACGACCTCACGGCCATCTGCGATGCGTCCGAGGCCTGCGTGTCAGCCTTGCTGGGCAACGAG CTGGATCCTCTCCCAGAAGAAAGCATGCGGCAGAAACCCAACGCCAACGCCGTGCGCTCCTTGGAGGCGGTGATCCAGGTCCAGA GTAAATACTGGGTGGCCGTGCAGCGCTTTGCCTCCAAGCTGGGCTGCTCCTTCCTGGAGGCGCAGCACCACGAGGCAGAAGAGGTGGAGACCGTCACAGCCTTGGCCTCCCTCTCGGTGGCCGTGATGGTGGAGAAGAG GCCCCAGGACGAGCCgatggaggaagaggagcccaTGAACCAGTGA